The uncultured Mailhella sp. genome segment TGCACCGTATTCTGGCCGACGACCAGCCTTCCGAACCCGAAAGTCTGGATGCGCTCTTTCCGCTCCAAAGCACGCTTACGGAAGACCAGGTGGCGCAGGCGCATGAATCCATCAAAACTCTGGCCAATCCCCATCCGCTTCCCATGGTCACGGACGCACAGAAAGAAACTCCGGCGGGGCAGACCTACGCAGCGGCAAGGAAGGTTCATGAAGAACGTCTGGCCGCCGTTACCGAAGCGCTTAACCACCACGTCGTGCTACACGCTCCCACATTGCCGGAAGACGTGACCGAATGGGCGCAGAATCAGTGGTCGGAAGCGGGAGGAAGCGGCACTCCTCCCGGCATTGTGGACGGAAAACTTTCGGAAGTCGGGCTTTACAAACTGCTCTCACAGATGCGCGTAGGCAACCCCAACTGGTTTGCCCAGATAGCCACGGCCACGGATGCCGGACTGTTGCGGGAAATGGCGGTCATGCAGGCTTTTCAGATGGAGCTTGCCCGAAAAAACATGGAGCTTATGGACCGCCTGACCGTCATTGCGGCGCTGGACTTCCTTTCCCGCATGGAAGGAACCACCGGCAGGGACATGGACGACCTTTATGCCCGCATGGTCGGCGCACAGCAGTAGGAGACCGCCATGCGCCTGCTACAAGGAAAAAAGATCGGCATGGGTGCCGGTACGATAAAAAACGCACTCATTCTCGCTTACTTTATACACAAGAAGCCAATCCGGTTCTATATGCAACTCCCGGTATGGTTTCCACTCTCCTTTGAGGGCATGGTCACGACAATGCTTAGGCAGTGGTTCCTCATTAAGCAAAAGCATGATTATCGTTTTCAGCTTTTGCATATCGTAGCCGCGATGTTCCACCTTTCTCAGATCACGGCGAAACTGAGCGGTAAAAGTGGAGTTACGCACTTATATCCCCAACTGTCTGAAAAGATCTTCCGCATCCTTGGCGTGAAATATTTCCTCTCCCCGTTCCGCCTTCTCTATAGTTTCACGGGTCAGTGCATTGGGAATATCGTCGCTGAAAGGCAGACGCTTTTCATGAGCCACTCTGGTCAGCGCCATGCGGCAGAGATCGGATACCGTCAGCCCCATGGTTGCCAGTACGGCGGCGGCCTCATTCTTGATGGCGGGGTCAATGCGGGCGCGAACATAATCGTTGGCAGGCATGATTGTCCTCCTGTTTTTAGAAAATGTAGCTCAATTGAGCACAAAGTCAACAGCACCCTCAATGAAGAAAGGGGAAGACGCCATGGCCTCTGAACTCCCTGCCACCTCGGAAATTCTTCTGCCCACGGATGCCAGCAAGCAGATTCTCGACACCTTCCTCGGACAGGGATGGGATACCTGGGGAGCCGGTCTTGGAGGCTCGCAGGCTTCGGAGCTGATGCTCCAGATTTTCAGCGCCTTCAATCTGGTGGCGCTGGCCGTCATTTCCGCGCTGTTCCTGTGGGTTATGGCTCTGGCCGTGGCCGGAACGGCGCATGAAGGCGTACCCTTCGGCAAGCGTTTCAGCTCTCTGTGGATGCCCCTGCGTTTTGTGGGGGCCATGGGTGCTCTGGCTCCGATCTTCAAGGGGCTGAGTCTCTTCCAGGTGGCCATTCTGGCCTGCATCGGCTTTTCCATCAACCTCGGCAATTTCGTCTGGGAACTGGGGACCGACTACTTTGTGGAACACGCCGGTCAGATCACCGTACAGGCACCGGACCAGAACGTCACGCACTATGCGGCCATTACCAATGGCGCTCTGGAATCTTTGACGCTCCAGTATTACCTGAACGAGCGTCGAGGCATGAACATCTCGCCGGGCGGAGAATGGAACTACAAAAGCAACTGGTTCCGCTCCGGGGGAGAATACCAGTTCCTTTTCAACGGCAATGCGGGTTCCATTCAGGTTTCCTGTGTGGATGAAAGCGATGCCCTGTGCAGGGGCAAGGTCAATGCCGTAGGAACGGCCATCTCCGCTCTTTCTTCTGTGGCGCAGCAGCTTGCCGACCCGGAAACGCCGTCTTCCTCCATTGACCCCCGCGCGCTGCACAGTGCCGCAAATCAGGTCAATGCGACCATTCTTTCCGAACTGCAAAGCTATGCCGGACAGGGACAGCTTCAAAGCAAGCTCGCAGACTTCCAGGAAAACTCCGCCCAGTACGGCTGGCTCATCGCCGGTTCTTCCTACTGGTCCATAGCATGGATCAATCAGGAAGTTCGCGAGGCCATGTACTCCGGCATCACCTACAGCCCGCACCAATATACCGTCTCCGAACTGTATGCCTGGACGCACGGCCTGCAGGACTATGAAGCCGCGAAGGAACGTGTGGCAAACTATATCAAGACCGCCTATTCCAGCCGAAGGGGAATCACGGACATCACGGCCACGCCGTCCGTGACGGATGAAGGCCGGGCCTTTGACGAGCTGACCAACTGGCTGCGGGCCACGTTGAATCAGCTGGTCGCCGCAAACATTCTGCCCATTGCCGTTGAAAAGCTCTCCAGCCAGGACCCCATCATGGCGATTTCCAATGTGGGGGACTACTTCATCGGTACGGCATGGGGGCTGGCCTCGGCTCTCGGCGTCGTGGATGTGGCGCACTCCATGGGCAAGGAGCTGCCCCTCGTAGGCAAGGCCATTCCGAATCTGGACAAGTATATCTCCTTTGCCCTGTTCGCCGTTTTTCTTCCCCTTCTGCTGTACGGGCTGGCGCTGGCCTACTACCTGCCCGCCATTCCCTTC includes the following:
- a CDS encoding type II toxin-antitoxin system YafQ family toxin, producing the protein MQKLKTIIMLLLNEEPLPKHCRDHALKGEWKPYRELHIEPDWLLVYKVSENECVFYRTGTHADLFSL
- a CDS encoding type II toxin-antitoxin system RelB/DinJ family antitoxin, translated to MPANDYVRARIDPAIKNEAAAVLATMGLTVSDLCRMALTRVAHEKRLPFSDDIPNALTRETIEKAERGEEIFHAKDAEDLFRQLGI
- a CDS encoding DotA/TraY family protein is translated as MASELPATSEILLPTDASKQILDTFLGQGWDTWGAGLGGSQASELMLQIFSAFNLVALAVISALFLWVMALAVAGTAHEGVPFGKRFSSLWMPLRFVGAMGALAPIFKGLSLFQVAILACIGFSINLGNFVWELGTDYFVEHAGQITVQAPDQNVTHYAAITNGALESLTLQYYLNERRGMNISPGGEWNYKSNWFRSGGEYQFLFNGNAGSIQVSCVDESDALCRGKVNAVGTAISALSSVAQQLADPETPSSSIDPRALHSAANQVNATILSELQSYAGQGQLQSKLADFQENSAQYGWLIAGSSYWSIAWINQEVREAMYSGITYSPHQYTVSELYAWTHGLQDYEAAKERVANYIKTAYSSRRGITDITATPSVTDEGRAFDELTNWLRATLNQLVAANILPIAVEKLSSQDPIMAISNVGDYFIGTAWGLASALGVVDVAHSMGKELPLVGKAIPNLDKYISFALFAVFLPLLLYGLALAYYLPAIPFIRWISAMVGWIILIVEALVAAPLWLCAHALPDGDGAAGQHGKRGYFLLLAIIIRPPLMVAGFFAAVILMNVLGRLLGASFEMFVAGTAQTKILGITGTFSMLVILGIVVIMAANKFFSLIHYLPEHVTSWIGQQIHGLGEKEDQAGVKSIFIASTNTVSSGAQGARELRGDISRQWNSPGSGHAMPTQSPSGVSQTSRVSQDNFRS